The DNA segment GGCCTAAAATTGCTTCGATCTCAGGTCAACAGGGTGAGGTGGTGGCCTTGACGCTGACCCGCCCGCTTCGAAGTGGGACTTTGGTCGAGCAGAAGACAGCCTTGCGAAAAGCCGCAGCCAGGCTATTCCACCGGCAGCCGTGGAAGGGGGCATCGGGCTTCATCAATCAAGTGGGCATCCTCCTGGTGGTGGAGATCGGCACGGAGGGGCCCCACAACGGCCTGCCCCACCTGCACCTGCTGGTGGTCGGCTTAGAGCCCGGCTTGGCCCTCGCGGCGGCCCAGTGGCTCAGAGATACCTGGTTGGAGGTGAACCCCGACGCCAGCCCTTTGGGGCAGGATTTTTCACTTTGCAGTGGGCCCAAGGGATTTGGAGCCTGGCTCAACTACATCCTGAAAGGGTTCACCATCGCCCCCACCTGGAGCGACGAGCGCCTTGAGGCCATGCTGGAGGCGTTGACCGATGGGAGTCACCGCCTGACCTCTTCCGGCCTGCTCAGTCCGCGAAAGGGCAAGCCCCGCTCCACGGCCAAGGCTCGTCTGAAGACCCACCAAGCAGCTTCTGTCGAAGTGAGTTTCGGACATGAAGGTATCGACACTTCGCGACAATAACTGTCGACACCCATGATTAAAAAATCATCGACTGTCGACGACTTTTCGCGTGTTTCTTCTCACGCTTCCGGGTTTGATCGAAGCATCGTCCTTCAAAACCCGGAGCACCCGAATGAGCATCCACCCGCGCCCAGGCGAGTACGGCCAGCCCGTGACGATCAAGCATCCACATACCCCCACGCCGCTGGCCACCTGGAGCGACCCGACCGCCGTAGCCACCGCCGTCCCCGACGGGCCCATGCCGCCGATGATTAACGAGGTTCCCCTCATTCCGCTTGGCGACCCTCTTCCCGGTCGCGCTGACTGGGAGGAGCGGGCGCAGGAGATGGATTTCGAGGAACCGCCCTTCGACGGGGAGGGGTCAAAGCCTGCGGCGGGAGCCGTGGTGGTGGAACCGGACGGCCGCCTATGGCTCGTGTCCCCAACGAACGAATACGGCCATTGCAAAACCACCTTCCCGAAGGGTAAAGCCCACGGCATGAGCCTCAAGGCCACGGCCTTGAAGGAGGTCTTCGAGGAGGCGGGCCTCCAAGTTGAGCTCTTCGACCACCTCGTCGACGTGACGAAGACCACCTCCCGCACCCGCTACTATCTGGCCCGCCGGAAGGGTGGTAGCCCCGCAAGCATGTGCTGGGAGATGCAATCGGTCCACTTGGTGCCGCTGGAAAAGGCCAAGGAGATGCTGAATCAGCCGGTCGACCACCAGATCATCGACACCCTGATCGAGCATTGGCCAAGCTGGGCCGGTTGGTTTTTCCGACGCAACGGCGAGGCCCCTGCCTGGGAGGCAGCCAAAAGCGGTCGGACACCAGCAAGCCGCAAAGACTGGCTCACTCTTCCGCTCCCGACGAGGCGGGCACGTATTCCGCTGGACATTCGACTTGACGCGAGTGAATCCAACAATCTGAAGCTGGGCCTCGTGCCCCAGAGGATGGAGCAGAAGTGGTTCGCCTACTTCGAGGGCGATATCCTCCACGAGCATCGAAGCTGGACCGGGTTCTGCATCAGCGAAATCCATTTCCAACCCGACGGTGATGGGCTCCGGGCGACCTACGCTGACGTGAACCGGCAGACAGGTCGGTACGAATGCACTGATGACGCCGAGGATGCCCGCCTCCTCACCGAACGCATCCGGCAACTCGCCCACATCACCGAAGAAGATCGGAACGCTGAGGATTCCTTTGTCGCCGGGTTAAAAGCATCCTTGGTGCCGAACTACCTGGGCGACCCCAAGGTGGTCGGCAGGCTCGTGGAGAGCTACCTCCAGGCCGTGCTGGACCAGCATGTGGCCTCGAACCAAGGTGGAGATGTCCAGGCCGCCCACGCGGCATTCATGGACCAGAACAAGGCCCTGGCGCGCATTTTCGCGGGCGACGACTCGACTTACCAAACCATCGGCATCTGGAACACGGCTGGCTCGCTGGGAACACTCGCCATCAAGGCTCTGGACCTGGACCCGGCCTACTATGCCGATGAGAACCTCCTTTGCATCCTTTCAGAAGGACTGGCTGGGGTGGCCATCTGCTTGCGCGAGATGACCACGGCCTTTGAGGCAGACCCCCAGGCCGAGTTCAAAAGAGACTTCCTGCCCCAAATCCAGAGGCTCGCGCAATTCACAGCCTCGGTGCTCATGGGCACCCAGGCTGTACTGTTTCCCGAGCTGTCCCTCCGCGCCTTCACCTATGTGCAGGCAATTCCTAAACCGAAGGTGCCTGGGTTGTTTGACACCCCCATAGACATCGACAACACGCAAGAGGAAGAGGAGGAGAAAGGCCAGGCCGACGAGGACATGACCCCCGACGAGATTGACGAACTTCGGATCGCTTTTGATCTCGCGCCGCTCAACGGCAAGCCCACACATGGAGGAGGAGGTTCATCGGAGCCTACCTTGAACAAGATGGGCAGGCCCATCACGCTTCCGGGCCCCATCGGCGCCCTCGCGAAGAAGGTCGGGGGCGTCGGCGCCCTCGCTGATGAGTTGGGGATCTCACCCCGAACCGTCCGGCGTTGGGCTACGGATGGTGTGATTCCCAAGATGGGCTTGAAGGTACTGAAGCACCCGTTTGAGCAGCATGCCGTTGATCTGGAGGGGCTCGTGGACACCTCGGTCAAGGAGTAGCCGATGTGGATCTTCACGCCGTCATCGTTTCTTTCGATTGTCGACAAGGGTGGTGATGGGAGCACCCTGCTGATCCGGGCCCGCCGAGAGGGCGAGATCGAAGCCCACTTCCCGGAGGTCGTGGTCGAGACCACGCCCCGCAATGACTATCTCTACCGGGCCAGGATCGACCGGGAGCGCGTGGCACAAACCATGGCCGAAATCATTCGAAAATTGCATCACCCCAACTACAAAGCAGCGATCAAAGGCCCAGACCTCCATGACTCCTGCATGGAGGTCTGGGACGTGATGTATCGCTACCAGAACCGGCACCGGAAACAGTGAGCGCAGCGAGAACTCGTCGACATCAAGTCGACATCAAGGAGAAGCCATGGAATGGAAGGTCAGGAAGGGCGGGGACGAATATCCCTGCCCCGATATCCCCACCCTCAAGCAGTGGGCCACCGAGGGCCGAATTCTGAAGGAGGACTACATCTTCAACCCTGTCCTTAGGCAATGGCTCTACGCCCGTGACGTGGCCGAAATTCAACCGAATTTCATCAAGACCACGAACCAAGCCCAGGCCCAGCACTTGAAGAAGGTCGCCACCGCGTTGGCGATCCTGGGCGTGATCTTCCTGGTGCTCTCCCCGCCCTTTGGCGGGCTGCTCCTTCTGGCGGCGGCGACCTGTGCCGTGGTCCACCATGTGAAGGCGGGAACGGTCATCTAGGGTCTCACTCTTCTACGGCTGCGGAGGCATCATGGCTGGCAATAAGCACCACTTCCTTCCTCGATTCCTGATGAAGGGCTTTGCAAGCAGAATTGAAGAAAAGAAGGTCTTCGTCTGGCTATACCGTAAGAACGCCGCCCCCCGGGAAGAAAGCACTCGCAATATCGGACACGAAAAGGGCTTCTACAGAACCGGACAGGACACCGCAGACCCCGAGATTACGGCCGCTGAGAGGCCCATGGTGGAGCTTGTCGATCACCTACGGGACCTGCCTACCGGAAGCGCAGCCGATGGTATGGGCGTACCTGAAATGGTCGCCCACTTCGTGACCCGCACCAGGCACATACGTGATTCTGTCGAGGCCCTCGGAGATATCGCGCTTGAACGATTCGATGATTTTCTGGCATCCGGTCAGGACTTCATGCGCATGGTGCTGAATTCTCCGAAGACTAAGCAGCAGATCCTGGCGGGGACCCCAGCATTTCTACGTCCGATGGCCATGCAGGACTTTCCCAGTTTACTCAAGAGATTTGAGGAAGAGTGTGGACCAGCGCTTCAGGCCATGATTCTTGATGCCATGTCTCAGACCCGAAAGAGAATCCCCGTGCTGGTGAAGAAAACCCATGTGGAACTACTGCGAAGGGAATTGGCCCCCGAGGCGCGAGTGGCGAACTACCGCAAGCTGTCGTGGTCTGTGATCGACGTTCCGTCCCCGATGATTCTCGGTGATGTGGGTGTGCTCTTCGAAACAGGAGGGACCCGTCGATACAAACCCTATGACGAGAAGGGCGACCTGCTGATGGGGGCGTATCTCCCGATCACGAGCCAACGGCTGCTGGTGGGACTCCTCCCTGACCGACCTCCAACATCATCTCCGGAAGAAATACGCGCCGCCTATGCGAGGGCTTGTAGGGAGTTTTTCGTGGGGAGCGCCCAATCCGAGGAGTTGAAGCAGCTTCAGCCGCTACTCGGAACCGAGTCCGAAATGATGAGTCTTGATGAGGTGGACAGAGCTTTCAAAGAGTGGATGTTAGAGGCATCGGCTGACCTGGCTGGCAACGATGCACTGGAATGAAGCTCCCTATTGATTTCGAAATTATTCACGAGAGGAAAGTATGAGTGGATTCGATAGCGGTCGTAAGCGATCTCTGCATGCCAAGCCTATGACCTCGCACCTCCGGGCCATCGACATCCGCAAGTGGCAGCGCGAAGGACTTCTCCGACCTGGTTTTTCGTTTACGCGGACATGGCATCAGTGCGGTGAACTTCTGGCCCAAATCCAGGTCCACCCCATGGGCGACCATCTTCAGATCGCCTATAGCACCGGACCCTGCAAAGAACCTGGACCCGTACAGCATGACGTCATCCACGTGGTCCGCACGACCTGTCACCTGGGCGGGCACCGGCCGTGGTTCCTATGCCCCCGCCCCGGTTGCGGACGCCACGTGGCCTTGCTCTACGAGTGTGGGGGCTTCGCCTGTCGCCAGTGCCTCGATCTCGTCTACCCAAGTCAGCGGGAGTCGGCTGCGGGACGTGCCCTTCGAAAGGCCGAGCGGGTCCGCCAGCGCCTCGGTTGGGAGCCCTTATTCCGTCCCCCTCTGAGGTTGGACAGGCAATAAGGAGCCGAGAAGGATGATATCCAGCCGCCAGGGTGCGAAGCGATGGGAGGCCGTAGGCCGACCGAAGCGAAGCACCCTGGCGCGGCGGCTCCGGAGGGCTCAGGTCCTTCACCAGGAGAACCCCTATGTCCCAAACCCAACCCCTCCCCGAAGGGAATATCCAGCGATGGACGGCCAAAAGGAAGGCCGCCGTCGTTCTGGACCTGATCAAGGGAAAGATCACGGCCGCCGATGCCGCCCGCCAGCACGGGCTGACCGTGGCCGAGTTGGAGCAGTGGAAGGACGACTTCCTCAGCCAGGGCACGGAGGCCCTGCGCACCCACCCACGGGACCGCGAGGCCCAGTGGGAGGCCGAGAAGCAGCGCCTGCAAGCCAAGGTCGGCGAGCTGGCGCTGGAGGTGGACATCCTAAAAAAAGCGCATCGCATTCTCGGCAAGGACTTGCCGGAAGGGATCTCGTGAATGCGGTGCGGTGCGATGTGCTGGAGGCGGGGATGGAGATCCCGATGACTCGCCTCTGCCGGGTGCTCGGTGTGCCGCGCTCCACGGTCTACCACCAGCCCAAGGTGGAGAAGCTGCATCGCCCGGTGGACGAGGCCCTGGCCAGGACCGTCCACGAGATCATCCAGGCCCACCCGACCTTCGGCATCCGGCGGGTATGGGCCTGGTTGAGGTATCGCCTGGGTCAGTCCACCAATCGCAAGAAGATCCACCGCCTCATGCGGATCAAGGGCTGGAGCTGCCGCCAGCGGGCCGTGGGGAAGCGCCCAAGGGTGCCGGGGTCGAAATCCATTGCCCCGTTCCCCAACCAGCGCTGGTCCACGGACATCGCCCTGGTGGAATGCGGGGTTGATGGTTGGTGCGCGTTCGTGCCCGTCCTGGACTGCTGCACCCGCGAAGTCCTGGGCTGGAGCCTGGATCGAACGGCCAGGGCCCAGAATGCGGAACGCGCTCTGGAAGAAGCCCTGATCCACCGGTTCGGATGGACCCACGGCGCACCGCCGGGCCTCGCCCTCCGCCATGACAATGGCCTCGTGTTCGGCTCCCGGGCCTACCGGGCTCTGGTCAAGGACTACGGCCTGAAGCAGGAATACATCACGCCCTATACCCCCGAGCAGAACGGCTTGTGCGAGCGGTTCATCCGTTCGTTCAAGGAAGAGTGCGCCTGGCTCCACCGGTTCCAGGACATCCGCGAAGCCCGCGCCGTCATCGCCCGATACATCGACCACTTCAACACCCAGAGGCCCCACCAGGCCTTGGCCTACCGGACGCCCCGAGAGGCGTTCCTCAACCCCCAACCCGCTGCCTGATAACCCTCAAACTTGTCCAACAATCAGGGGAGCACTACACCCTGGGAGTGCAGCGCCACGGGTCGCAGGCCGAGAGGCATGCACGAGCGCACATTCAGTCGCTTGCGGGCTCTGCGTGCATGCCTGATGATTCAAGCGCTGGGCGGGGCAAAGCGACGACTGGATTGGATCTCGCGGTCCTTGGATGGCCGAAAATGATCGGAACGACCGGGGAGCCAAGGCCCATCAAGCGGGGGCAACATTGGGGGCAACCCATCAATCACTATTTCAATAACTTGTTTTTATGCTGTAGATACACATTAAATTCGGTAGCCACCACCTCCACCATTTATGAAGATTCGATAAGTTTCATCAAATTTTATAATTACACCTTCTAAATGACTCGCAAATTGTCATTTAGTTCACACCGGGTCCATCAACAAGCCATACATTAGCCTGAATGTTAATCAATCTCGCCAATCCATTAGGACCGATAGTTCTTGTCCCGGGACCCCCCGAAGTACCTGTTAAGTACAGAGAAACGCCAGACGCACCGACGATTGTTTGGTTTCCACCTGTTTCATTATGCAAATAAATAACAGCACCGACAGGCACATACGGGCTCAATATTGAATTCGGGACAGTCACAACAGTAGGTAAATTTGTTAATCTTTTGATTTTTCCACAATCTGTTTGCGACAGAGCATAAGTTGTTTTCGTGACTTTCTCTGTACCAAAAACAGCGCCAGGATTACTCCAAGGTTCGGCGGCTAATAAATTAGGATTTGTTATTTGTACCCTACGTCCATCATCATTTGAAGAAGGAATAGACAAGGGGACAAAACCAGAAGCGGTATTATGCCATTGATTCCCGTAATCATTCTGTTCAATCATCAAATGACCATCAACAATCCCCCCATAAACAACGTGATCTATAGTCCAATCAATATATCTAACATTGGAGTCAAAAACTTTAACCATAGGAATATTATGACCGTGAAAATTTATATAAGCATTTTTCACAACAATTCCTTGCGGAAAATACAAATTCCCTCCAATGGTTTTGCTCACTGTAGTAATGTATGCTAAAGCATTATTTGCCATTTCAGCATAAACACTATCAATGATTATATCTTGAGCATCTGGTGTAAGAATTATCCCATAACTACTATTAACAAATGATCCACCCAAAATTCTTGACCCAGTTCCGCTAATTTGTGCATAAACCCCTAAATCAATATCATTATAAGCAGCCATAAAACAATTGCTGATTGTAACTCTTGAGTTTCCGCCGTCAGATACCCCGGCAGGACTGACACCAATTATTCCAATAAAATTCGCATTAGCATCATTTCTATCTACAGTATACATACGAACATTTTCAATTACGGCGTCCCATATATTGTCATATCCATAAATACAGTAATTACTCCCGCCAGCACCACTCCCAAAGTCCTTGAAGACAACGTTTATTATTCTCGGGCTAAGAACAAATGGTCGCAAGAAAATACCATGAATAGCGGCCTTTGTACTAGTTATTCTAAGGCCATCTACGGTATAGTGCGCATTTGAATAAGGATATAAGCCGGTATTTAAATTTCCTAAATCAATGGCGTTTCCACTCCCCGTGTAATAGAGCGTAGCATCTCCATTAGAAAACAAGTAAACGGGAGTTTGAAAGTCTAACCCGCCAGAATACTGGTAAGTCCCCATCGGGAAATAAATCCCAATAGGCTTACCGCCCTGAACAACATATTGAGAATTCACCCATTCCGATAATAACTTAAAAGCAGAAGCATTGTCATTGGCAGTCGTATTTACTCCCCAGTCCAACACATTGATGGGAGCGCCATTAATCATTGCGTAAGATATTGAATTGGAGGATAGATCTCTCCCAAAACAGGGCATGGTTATTGTTGCCATTAAAGCAAAAACCACAGTTATAAGTCGTTTGAACATGATCACCCCATTAATAAATTAAAACGATTTAAAAAACAAGCCTTTGTGGAAGCTCTTGCTTACAAATTATTTCATCTCCGTTAGTCTGAGTAGTCTTAATAAACTCACTGTCAGTCGCCTCTTCTCGGAAAGTCTCCCCCCACTGCACTCTGAGTTGCCATGTTCCCCCAATATGGCTTTACGCAACACCCCAAAAAGGAGCAAATACAATAGACAAATAACGAGAGGCAGGATGGGGGACATCGGAATCAGGGGAATCCGGTTGATACTGCTGCGGACCTAGGATGGTGAACTATCCCAGCTTCAAAGATCCGACGACTTTGTAAGTCCGATAGGGCGCAGTCCAGTCGCTGTACGAAAAACCGTCGTCATCGTCGGAATGCTGAATGACGCCATCCAGCGAGATGTGCTCGATGATTCTGAGCTTCCTCATGCGAGCCTCCACCTTCTTGGCTTGAGATTTC comes from the Geothrix sp. 21YS21S-4 genome and includes:
- a CDS encoding protein rep; translation: MVKLDSRASWKPPIERRKEVLDLADRLEDLGTFPDQVKRLRCCGLIWTVAHSGQRNLPCNQRFCPLCRPRWRQREFRKWWPKIASISGQQGEVVALTLTRPLRSGTLVEQKTALRKAAARLFHRQPWKGASGFINQVGILLVVEIGTEGPHNGLPHLHLLVVGLEPGLALAAAQWLRDTWLEVNPDASPLGQDFSLCSGPKGFGAWLNYILKGFTIAPTWSDERLEAMLEALTDGSHRLTSSGLLSPRKGKPRSTAKARLKTHQAASVEVSFGHEGIDTSRQ
- a CDS encoding NUDIX domain-containing protein, with the translated sequence MSIHPRPGEYGQPVTIKHPHTPTPLATWSDPTAVATAVPDGPMPPMINEVPLIPLGDPLPGRADWEERAQEMDFEEPPFDGEGSKPAAGAVVVEPDGRLWLVSPTNEYGHCKTTFPKGKAHGMSLKATALKEVFEEAGLQVELFDHLVDVTKTTSRTRYYLARRKGGSPASMCWEMQSVHLVPLEKAKEMLNQPVDHQIIDTLIEHWPSWAGWFFRRNGEAPAWEAAKSGRTPASRKDWLTLPLPTRRARIPLDIRLDASESNNLKLGLVPQRMEQKWFAYFEGDILHEHRSWTGFCISEIHFQPDGDGLRATYADVNRQTGRYECTDDAEDARLLTERIRQLAHITEEDRNAEDSFVAGLKASLVPNYLGDPKVVGRLVESYLQAVLDQHVASNQGGDVQAAHAAFMDQNKALARIFAGDDSTYQTIGIWNTAGSLGTLAIKALDLDPAYYADENLLCILSEGLAGVAICLREMTTAFEADPQAEFKRDFLPQIQRLAQFTASVLMGTQAVLFPELSLRAFTYVQAIPKPKVPGLFDTPIDIDNTQEEEEEKGQADEDMTPDEIDELRIAFDLAPLNGKPTHGGGGSSEPTLNKMGRPITLPGPIGALAKKVGGVGALADELGISPRTVRRWATDGVIPKMGLKVLKHPFEQHAVDLEGLVDTSVKE
- a CDS encoding DUF4238 domain-containing protein, yielding MAGNKHHFLPRFLMKGFASRIEEKKVFVWLYRKNAAPREESTRNIGHEKGFYRTGQDTADPEITAAERPMVELVDHLRDLPTGSAADGMGVPEMVAHFVTRTRHIRDSVEALGDIALERFDDFLASGQDFMRMVLNSPKTKQQILAGTPAFLRPMAMQDFPSLLKRFEEECGPALQAMILDAMSQTRKRIPVLVKKTHVELLRRELAPEARVANYRKLSWSVIDVPSPMILGDVGVLFETGGTRRYKPYDEKGDLLMGAYLPITSQRLLVGLLPDRPPTSSPEEIRAAYARACREFFVGSAQSEELKQLQPLLGTESEMMSLDEVDRAFKEWMLEASADLAGNDALE
- a CDS encoding DUF1153 domain-containing protein, with translation MSQTQPLPEGNIQRWTAKRKAAVVLDLIKGKITAADAARQHGLTVAELEQWKDDFLSQGTEALRTHPRDREAQWEAEKQRLQAKVGELALEVDILKKAHRILGKDLPEGIS
- a CDS encoding IS3 family transposase; its protein translation is MRCDVLEAGMEIPMTRLCRVLGVPRSTVYHQPKVEKLHRPVDEALARTVHEIIQAHPTFGIRRVWAWLRYRLGQSTNRKKIHRLMRIKGWSCRQRAVGKRPRVPGSKSIAPFPNQRWSTDIALVECGVDGWCAFVPVLDCCTREVLGWSLDRTARAQNAERALEEALIHRFGWTHGAPPGLALRHDNGLVFGSRAYRALVKDYGLKQEYITPYTPEQNGLCERFIRSFKEECAWLHRFQDIREARAVIARYIDHFNTQRPHQALAYRTPREAFLNPQPAA